In one Nocardia tengchongensis genomic region, the following are encoded:
- a CDS encoding TetR family transcriptional regulator, translated as MPTDQPARARADADSTERRLTVVDQALRLFAEKGYEATTVDEIAEAAGISRRTFFRQFRSKEDVVFADHESQLTQARAFLEAAQGDPWDAVCEAVAEVFERFTQWREIAARRYGVVRQVPTLREREIVTVFRYERLFTDYLRRTVPGTSDLALVQFTAAVTATHNYLLRRMVRGESAASAADLRAALAAIPRAGAGRADAAGSDQMVVAVFPRDLPARQVADLLARRLASPDRDKL; from the coding sequence ATGCCAACCGACCAGCCCGCGCGGGCGCGCGCCGACGCGGATTCGACCGAACGCCGATTGACCGTGGTGGATCAGGCGTTGCGGTTGTTCGCCGAAAAGGGTTACGAGGCAACGACGGTCGACGAGATCGCGGAGGCGGCGGGGATTTCGCGGCGCACCTTCTTCCGGCAGTTCCGGTCGAAGGAGGATGTGGTCTTCGCCGATCACGAGTCGCAGTTGACGCAGGCGCGGGCGTTCCTGGAGGCGGCGCAGGGGGATCCGTGGGATGCCGTGTGCGAGGCCGTGGCCGAGGTGTTCGAGCGGTTCACGCAGTGGCGGGAGATCGCGGCGCGGCGCTACGGGGTGGTGCGGCAGGTGCCGACGTTGCGGGAGCGCGAGATCGTGACCGTGTTCCGCTACGAGCGGCTGTTCACCGACTATCTGCGCCGAACCGTGCCCGGGACTTCGGATTTGGCGCTGGTGCAGTTCACGGCCGCGGTGACGGCCACCCACAACTATCTGCTGCGCCGCATGGTGCGCGGCGAGTCGGCGGCGAGTGCGGCGGATCTGCGCGCGGCGCTGGCCGCGATTCCGCGTGCGGGCGCCGGGCGGGCGGATGCGGCGGGGTCGGATCAGATGGTGGTGGCGGTGTTCCCGCGTGATCTTCCGGCGCGGCAGGTCGCGGACCTGCTGGCGCGTCGCCTCGCCAGTCCTGATAGAGATAAGCTATGA
- a CDS encoding response regulator transcription factor, with translation MTGPRILIVDDDARVLASVARGLRMSGFEVETAADGATALRHITTDAPQAVVLDLNMPNLDGVGVVTALRALGNDIPICVLSARAEVTDRIDALEAGADDYLTKPFDLGELVARLRAMLRRAPAPAHVADDRIVVGPLTVRPGARRASIDGRPLELTKREFDLLAALASAPGQVFTRAQLLDRVWGYDFETQTKVVDVFVSYLRRKIEDTGCPRLIHTVRGVGFVLRIEP, from the coding sequence GTGACGGGTCCCCGGATTCTGATTGTCGACGACGACGCCAGGGTGCTGGCCTCCGTGGCGCGGGGGCTCCGGATGTCCGGTTTCGAGGTCGAGACCGCGGCGGACGGGGCCACCGCGCTGCGCCACATCACCACCGACGCCCCGCAGGCCGTGGTGCTGGATTTGAACATGCCGAATCTGGACGGCGTGGGCGTGGTGACGGCGTTGCGGGCGCTCGGCAACGACATCCCGATCTGCGTGCTCAGCGCCCGCGCCGAGGTCACCGACCGGATCGACGCGCTCGAGGCGGGCGCCGACGACTACCTGACCAAACCGTTCGATCTCGGTGAGCTGGTGGCCCGGCTGCGCGCCATGCTGCGCCGGGCCCCCGCCCCCGCGCATGTCGCCGACGATCGCATCGTGGTGGGCCCGCTGACCGTGCGACCGGGCGCCCGCCGCGCATCGATCGACGGCCGCCCGCTCGAACTGACCAAACGTGAATTCGACCTGCTCGCCGCGCTGGCCTCGGCGCCCGGGCAGGTGTTCACCCGCGCGCAACTGCTGGATCGCGTGTGGGGCTACGACTTCGAGACCCAGACCAAGGTGGTCGATGTGTTCGTTTCCTACCTGCGCCGCAAGATCGAGGACACCGGGTGCCCGCGCCTGATCCACACCGTCCGCGGTGTCGGATTCGTGCTGCGGATCGAGCCGTGA
- a CDS encoding acyl-CoA dehydrogenase encodes MAGNPDFNLFQLEDFHNELREAIRGLCEKEIAPYAKDVDGNARFPEEALTALNAAGFNAVHVPEAYGGQGADSVATCIVIEEVARVCGSSSLIPAVNKLGTMGLILNGSEELKTKVLADIVAGKMASYALSEREAGSDAASMRTRAKADGDDWIINGSKCWITNGGKSDWYTVMAVTDAEKGANGISSFMVHKDDEGFVVGPLEHKLGIKGSPTAELYFENCKVPGDRMVGEPGTGFKTALQTLDHTRPTIGAQAVGLAQGALDAAIAYTKDRKQFGKAIADFQNTQFMLADMAMKVEAARLMVYTSAARAERGEKNLGFISAAAKCFASDVAMEVTTNAVQLFGGAGYTTDFPVERMMRDAKITQIYEGTNQIQRLVMSRQILR; translated from the coding sequence ATGGCGGGCAACCCCGATTTCAACCTGTTCCAGCTCGAGGACTTCCACAACGAGCTGCGCGAGGCCATCCGCGGCCTGTGTGAGAAGGAGATCGCCCCTTACGCGAAGGACGTGGACGGCAACGCCCGCTTCCCCGAGGAGGCGCTGACCGCGCTCAACGCGGCCGGCTTCAACGCCGTGCACGTGCCGGAGGCCTACGGCGGCCAGGGCGCCGACTCGGTCGCCACCTGCATCGTGATCGAGGAAGTGGCCCGCGTCTGCGGTTCCTCCTCGCTGATCCCGGCCGTGAACAAGCTGGGCACCATGGGCCTGATCCTGAACGGTTCCGAGGAGCTCAAGACCAAGGTGCTCGCCGACATCGTCGCGGGCAAGATGGCCTCCTACGCGCTGTCCGAGCGTGAGGCCGGCTCCGATGCCGCCTCCATGCGCACCCGCGCCAAGGCCGACGGCGACGACTGGATCATCAACGGCTCCAAGTGCTGGATCACCAACGGCGGCAAGTCCGACTGGTACACCGTCATGGCCGTCACCGACGCCGAGAAGGGCGCCAACGGCATCTCCTCGTTCATGGTCCACAAGGACGACGAGGGCTTCGTGGTCGGCCCGCTCGAGCACAAGCTGGGCATCAAGGGTTCCCCGACCGCCGAGCTGTACTTCGAGAACTGCAAGGTTCCCGGCGACCGCATGGTCGGCGAGCCGGGCACCGGTTTCAAGACCGCCCTGCAGACCCTGGACCACACCCGCCCGACCATCGGCGCGCAGGCCGTCGGCCTGGCGCAGGGCGCGCTGGACGCCGCGATCGCCTACACCAAGGACCGCAAGCAGTTCGGCAAGGCCATCGCCGATTTCCAGAACACCCAGTTCATGCTCGCCGACATGGCGATGAAGGTGGAGGCCGCCCGCCTCATGGTCTACACCTCGGCCGCCCGCGCCGAGCGCGGTGAGAAGAACCTCGGTTTCATCTCCGCGGCCGCCAAGTGCTTCGCCTCCGATGTGGCCATGGAGGTCACCACCAACGCCGTGCAGCTGTTCGGTGGCGCCGGCTACACCACCGACTTCCCGGTGGAGCGGATGATGCGCGACGCCAAGATCACCCAGATCTACGAGGGCACCAACCAGATCCAGCGTCTGGTGATGTCCCGCCAGATCCTGCGCTGA
- a CDS encoding acyl-ACP desaturase, translated as MTRELTQHQILRELEPVAEANLNRHLSMAKEWHPHDYVPWDQGRNFAAMGGEDWDPSQSKLSEVAKVAMITNLLTEDNLPSYHREIAENFSQDGAWGTWVGRWTAEENRHGIVMRDYLVVTRGVDPVALEQARMIHMTNGAQSPDEWGGFLENVAYVTFQELATRVSHRNTGRVCDDPIADRMLQRIAADENLHMIFYRTLCGSALDLVPDQAVDAITKVLVNFVMPGSGMPNFRRNGVMMAKHGIYDPRQHLEEVVAPVIKNWNIFERNDFGPRGEQAREELAAHLEKLGRDATKFEEQRDRLLAREATRGELQSV; from the coding sequence GTGACCCGAGAGCTGACCCAACACCAGATACTTCGCGAGCTCGAACCCGTTGCCGAGGCGAATCTGAACCGGCATCTTTCGATGGCCAAGGAATGGCACCCGCACGACTACGTGCCGTGGGACCAGGGCCGCAACTTCGCCGCCATGGGCGGCGAGGACTGGGATCCATCGCAGTCGAAGCTGTCCGAGGTCGCCAAGGTCGCGATGATCACCAACCTGCTCACCGAGGACAACCTGCCCTCGTACCACCGGGAGATCGCGGAGAACTTCTCCCAGGACGGCGCCTGGGGCACCTGGGTCGGCCGCTGGACCGCCGAGGAGAACCGCCACGGCATCGTCATGCGCGACTACCTGGTCGTCACTCGCGGCGTGGATCCGGTCGCCCTGGAACAGGCGCGCATGATCCACATGACCAACGGCGCGCAGTCCCCCGACGAGTGGGGCGGATTCCTGGAGAACGTCGCCTACGTGACCTTCCAGGAGTTGGCCACCCGCGTCTCGCACCGCAACACCGGCCGCGTCTGCGACGACCCGATCGCCGACCGCATGCTGCAGCGCATCGCCGCCGACGAGAACCTGCACATGATCTTCTACCGCACCCTGTGCGGCTCGGCCCTGGACCTGGTGCCCGACCAGGCCGTGGACGCCATCACCAAGGTGCTCGTCAACTTCGTCATGCCCGGCTCCGGCATGCCCAACTTCCGGCGCAACGGCGTCATGATGGCCAAGCACGGCATCTACGACCCGCGCCAGCACCTGGAAGAAGTGGTCGCGCCGGTGATCAAGAACTGGAACATCTTCGAACGCAACGACTTCGGTCCGCGCGGCGAACAGGCCCGCGAAGAGCTGGCCGCCCACCTGGAGAAGCTGGGCCGCGACGCCACCAAGTTCGAAGAGCAGCGTGACCGCCTGCTCGCGCGCGAGGCCACCCGCGGCGAACTGCAATCGGTCTGA
- a CDS encoding SDR family oxidoreductase, with product MSADLSTSEGALAAVEAALAELGGIDILVNNVGGGDADKFNLGNFLDISDDQWRKLFDLNLFGVVTTTRAALPSLIERRGAIITVSSINSRLPAAGPSGYSEAKAALSAFGKRLSEQYGPQGVRVNTVSPGPVGTDIWRGPEHIGAMLAAANGLPQEQFLAALPGQFNIAAGRIAEATEVAALITFLASERATIINGADYVIDGGIIKTV from the coding sequence ATTTCCGCGGACCTCAGCACCAGCGAGGGCGCGCTGGCCGCGGTCGAGGCCGCCCTGGCCGAGCTCGGCGGGATCGACATCCTCGTCAACAATGTGGGTGGCGGCGACGCGGACAAATTCAACCTGGGCAACTTCCTCGACATCTCCGACGACCAGTGGCGGAAGCTGTTCGACCTCAACCTGTTCGGCGTCGTCACCACCACCCGCGCGGCCCTGCCCAGCCTCATCGAGCGACGCGGCGCGATCATCACGGTCTCCTCGATCAACTCCCGGCTGCCCGCGGCCGGGCCGTCGGGCTACAGCGAGGCCAAGGCCGCGCTCTCCGCGTTCGGCAAGCGGCTCAGCGAGCAATACGGCCCCCAGGGCGTGCGGGTGAACACCGTGTCCCCGGGACCGGTCGGCACCGATATCTGGCGGGGTCCCGAGCACATCGGCGCGATGCTCGCGGCGGCCAACGGGCTTCCGCAGGAACAGTTCCTCGCGGCCCTTCCGGGGCAGTTCAATATCGCAGCCGGCCGCATCGCCGAAGCGACGGAGGTGGCGGCGCTGATCACCTTCCTGGCCTCCGAGCGAGCCACCATCATCAACGGCGCCGACTACGTCATCGACGGCGGCATCATCAAGACCGTCTGA
- a CDS encoding GNAT family N-acetyltransferase — protein MSTKLEHNADATRYEIYLDGTLAGYADYAERVDGDAKVRDIQHTMTFPEFRGRGVAAQVVEYALNDARAEGFSIIPTCWYVEKYIGEHPEYADLVA, from the coding sequence ATGAGCACCAAGCTGGAACACAATGCCGACGCGACCCGCTACGAGATCTACCTGGACGGCACTCTCGCGGGCTACGCCGACTACGCGGAGCGCGTCGACGGCGACGCCAAGGTCCGCGACATCCAGCACACCATGACCTTTCCCGAGTTCCGGGGCCGCGGCGTGGCCGCGCAGGTGGTGGAGTACGCGTTGAACGACGCCCGCGCCGAAGGCTTCTCGATCATCCCCACCTGCTGGTATGTGGAGAAGTACATCGGCGAGCACCCCGAATACGCCGATCTGGTGGCCTGA
- a CDS encoding HAMP domain-containing sensor histidine kinase, with amino-acid sequence MRRRILLSMVAALTLTTLVLGVPLAFTAWKWVEDISRNELRNRLNGISEEVMRQERDGMIYGELDTKAVRLLIPANGKLTIIYPTPSDKNAQVDIGADTVDDPLAESWSMGTNGSLRLEIPSAPMHSMQRQALGAVLGLVLISLGAGIAVAVVTARRVADPLRDVAARAARLAMGDFRADPRRHGITELDRVSDVLDSATVEIAGRLQREHALVADVSHQLRSRLTAVRLRLDELSAHADPAVVHEAEEAMAQVDRLTDAIDELVRASRDEGAAERDPLPVVAELRSVVAEWRHPFAEAGRKLVLLGDPTLKAPVTGSRLREALAVLVDNALMHGGGTCTVSVRTVAGRMDDSEPLVVVEVADEGDGVRDELAPHIFDRGFSAAGSTGVGLALARALIEADGGRLELQRRRPALFAVFLGSSGVASRPIAVGTEPR; translated from the coding sequence ATGAGACGCAGGATCCTGCTGTCCATGGTGGCCGCGCTGACTCTCACCACCCTGGTTCTCGGTGTGCCGCTGGCGTTCACGGCCTGGAAGTGGGTCGAGGACATCAGCCGCAACGAGCTGCGCAACCGGCTCAACGGCATCTCCGAAGAGGTGATGCGCCAGGAGCGCGACGGCATGATCTACGGCGAACTCGACACCAAGGCCGTGCGGCTGCTGATTCCGGCCAACGGCAAGCTGACCATCATCTATCCGACGCCGTCGGACAAGAACGCGCAGGTCGACATCGGCGCGGACACCGTCGACGATCCGCTGGCCGAGTCCTGGTCGATGGGCACAAACGGCTCCTTGCGCCTCGAAATCCCTTCGGCCCCCATGCATTCCATGCAGCGGCAGGCGCTGGGCGCGGTGCTGGGCCTGGTGCTGATCTCGCTGGGCGCGGGTATCGCGGTGGCGGTGGTGACCGCGCGGCGGGTGGCCGATCCGCTGCGCGACGTGGCGGCCCGCGCGGCCCGGCTGGCCATGGGTGATTTCCGCGCCGATCCGCGCCGCCACGGCATCACCGAACTGGATCGCGTGTCCGACGTGCTGGATTCGGCCACAGTGGAAATCGCGGGCCGGCTGCAACGCGAGCACGCGCTGGTCGCCGATGTCTCGCATCAGCTGCGCAGTCGGCTCACCGCAGTGCGGCTGCGCCTGGACGAGCTGTCCGCGCACGCCGATCCGGCCGTGGTGCACGAGGCGGAAGAGGCCATGGCGCAGGTCGATCGGCTCACCGACGCCATCGACGAACTGGTCCGCGCCTCTCGCGACGAGGGCGCGGCCGAACGCGATCCGCTGCCCGTGGTGGCCGAATTGCGCAGTGTCGTAGCGGAATGGCGGCATCCCTTCGCCGAGGCCGGGCGCAAACTGGTGCTGCTCGGCGACCCGACGCTGAAGGCGCCGGTGACCGGTTCGCGGCTGCGGGAGGCGCTGGCCGTGCTGGTCGACAATGCACTCATGCACGGCGGTGGCACCTGCACGGTGTCGGTCCGCACGGTGGCCGGGCGGATGGACGACAGTGAACCGCTGGTGGTGGTGGAGGTCGCGGACGAGGGCGACGGCGTGCGAGATGAGCTGGCGCCGCACATCTTCGATCGCGGCTTCTCGGCGGCGGGCTCGACCGGGGTGGGCCTGGCCCTGGCCCGCGCGCTGATCGAGGCCGACGGCGGCCGTCTGGAATTGCAGCGTCGCCGGCCCGCCCTGTTCGCGGTGTTCCTCGGGTCGTCGGGGGTGGCGTCGCGGCCGATCGCGGTGGGCACCGAGCCGCGCTGA
- a CDS encoding co-chaperone GroES, translating to MPAGSSPRRASRSMFTVRNLRGRADAGAEPDIPGQYTAAVSDAKLEIQMLHDRVMVKLSPEAGERRSSGGILIPATAQVAKRLSWGEVCGVGSHVRAVSVGDQVLFSADDQFEVEIQAQAYYVLRERDLHAVANTHPEHGTGLYL from the coding sequence ATGCCCGCGGGCAGCAGTCCGCGCAGGGCATCGAGATCGATGTTCACAGTCCGAAACCTACGCGGTCGTGCGGACGCCGGGGCGGAACCGGACATACCCGGGCAGTACACTGCCGCCGTGTCCGATGCCAAGCTCGAAATCCAAATGCTGCACGACCGCGTGATGGTCAAACTCAGCCCCGAGGCGGGCGAGCGGCGCAGCAGTGGCGGCATCCTGATTCCCGCCACCGCCCAGGTCGCCAAGCGCCTGTCGTGGGGTGAGGTGTGCGGCGTCGGTTCCCACGTCCGCGCGGTGAGCGTCGGCGATCAGGTGTTGTTCAGCGCCGATGACCAGTTCGAGGTGGAGATTCAGGCGCAGGCGTATTACGTACTGCGCGAACGTGATCTGCACGCCGTCGCCAACACCCACCCCGAACACGGCACCGGCCTGTACCTCTGA
- a CDS encoding cell wall metabolism sensor histidine kinase WalK, which yields MLPRGRIALSLRARVALASAATAAVVVAAMSVLLFVFAPAEASNQVGRVVSAIALAPAEVVHPEPGAPAQPVPGTPVPPPSGLPALPTGPGLLITRVDPNVEYSRTVAFNGEPVALTVPTEVASDSATRQRIRIVLIGLTGVALAAVLGWLAAHRAVVPLRRLTAATAGLGEGLSVQTPRHPVASETTELAQAMNTMLGRIATERRHTDEALVTARDFAATAAHELRTPLTAMRTDLQVLRSMPLSEAERAEILDDVLGAQSSVEATLHALERLAVGDLTTESDWADLDLGEVVDQVVDDARRQYPGVTIDADGVEPIRLRGLAAGLRSVVDNAVTNAVRHGGADRIEIAAHPADGHAVLTIDDNGCGIPAADRERVFERFYRASPTDGSGLGLALVVQQARLHGGTATIGESPAGGVRLTVTLSCGPAAPRSR from the coding sequence ATGCTTCCGCGGGGTCGGATCGCTCTGTCCCTGCGTGCCCGGGTGGCGCTGGCCAGTGCGGCGACGGCCGCGGTGGTGGTCGCCGCGATGTCGGTACTGCTGTTCGTGTTCGCCCCGGCGGAGGCGTCCAACCAGGTAGGCCGGGTCGTGAGCGCGATCGCGCTGGCCCCGGCCGAGGTGGTGCACCCGGAACCCGGCGCTCCGGCGCAGCCGGTGCCCGGCACTCCCGTGCCGCCGCCGTCGGGGTTGCCCGCGTTGCCCACGGGGCCGGGCCTGTTGATCACCCGGGTCGATCCGAATGTGGAGTACTCGCGCACCGTGGCCTTCAACGGTGAGCCGGTGGCATTGACCGTGCCGACCGAGGTCGCGTCGGATTCGGCCACCCGGCAACGCATCCGGATCGTGCTGATCGGTCTGACCGGGGTGGCGCTGGCCGCCGTGCTGGGCTGGCTGGCCGCGCACCGCGCCGTGGTGCCGCTGCGGCGGCTGACCGCGGCGACGGCCGGGCTGGGTGAGGGTCTTTCGGTGCAGACGCCGCGTCATCCGGTGGCCAGTGAGACAACGGAATTGGCGCAGGCCATGAACACCATGCTGGGGCGGATCGCCACCGAGCGCCGCCACACCGACGAGGCGTTGGTCACGGCCCGGGATTTCGCCGCCACCGCCGCGCACGAGCTGCGCACCCCGCTGACCGCCATGCGCACCGATCTGCAGGTGCTACGGTCGATGCCGCTGTCGGAGGCCGAGCGCGCCGAGATCCTGGACGACGTGCTCGGTGCGCAGAGTTCGGTCGAGGCCACCCTGCACGCGCTGGAACGGCTGGCGGTGGGCGATCTCACCACCGAATCCGATTGGGCGGATCTGGATCTGGGGGAGGTGGTCGACCAGGTGGTCGATGACGCCCGGCGGCAGTATCCCGGGGTGACCATCGATGCGGACGGGGTCGAGCCGATTCGCCTGCGCGGCTTGGCCGCGGGCCTGCGCTCGGTGGTCGACAATGCCGTCACCAATGCGGTGCGGCACGGGGGAGCGGATCGCATCGAGATCGCGGCGCACCCGGCGGACGGTCACGCGGTGCTGACCATCGACGACAACGGGTGCGGCATCCCGGCCGCGGATCGCGAGCGGGTCTTCGAGCGTTTCTATCGGGCGAGCCCCACCGACGGCAGTGGTCTGGGTCTCGCGCTGGTTGTTCAGCAGGCCCGCTTACACGGCGGAACCGCGACAATCGGGGAAAGTCCGGCAGGTGGTGTCCGCCTGACCGTCACCCTCAGCTGTGGCCCAGCTGCTCCTCGTTCTCGTTGA
- a CDS encoding PH domain-containing protein, with protein sequence MGYPEEALAPEEVLLLHRHPHWKMLFWPAVTFILITAFAGFGAGVAARNTDDGLQTGLLLGILALWLGIVLWRSVAPLIRWKATHFIVTDRRVLIRQGVLTHSGIDIPMNRISNVQFRHGLFDRMLGTGTLIIGSASEDPLEYDDIPHVQRVHTLLYHQVFDVVQKNPNGGGF encoded by the coding sequence ATGGGTTATCCGGAGGAGGCATTGGCGCCCGAAGAGGTGCTGCTGCTACACCGCCATCCGCATTGGAAGATGTTGTTCTGGCCCGCTGTGACTTTCATCCTGATCACCGCATTTGCCGGATTCGGCGCGGGCGTCGCGGCGCGCAATACCGACGACGGTCTCCAGACCGGTTTGCTGCTCGGCATTCTGGCCTTGTGGCTGGGGATCGTGCTGTGGCGCAGCGTCGCTCCGCTGATTCGATGGAAGGCGACGCATTTCATCGTGACCGATCGGCGAGTGCTGATCCGGCAGGGCGTGCTCACCCACAGCGGTATCGACATTCCGATGAATCGGATCTCGAATGTGCAGTTCCGCCATGGCCTGTTCGATCGCATGCTGGGCACCGGCACGCTGATCATCGGGTCGGCGTCGGAGGATCCGCTGGAGTACGACGACATTCCGCACGTGCAGCGGGTGCACACCTTGCTCTATCACCAGGTCTTCGATGTGGTGCAGAAGAATCCGAATGGCGGCGGCTTCTAG
- a CDS encoding response regulator transcription factor, producing MTAVLLAEDDEAIAAPLSRALGREGYSVTVESYGPAVLERALEGGHDLLILDLGLPGMDGLEVCRQVRARGAELAVLMLTARTDEVDFVVGLDAGADDYVGKPFRLAELLARVRALLRRSGIGDEAVEVGGIRLEPAARRVLVNGVEVNLANKEYELLKVLIDRAGQVVSRETILREVWGDADLRGSKTLDMHMSWLRRKIGDEGAVAERRIVTVRGVGFRFNTD from the coding sequence GTGACCGCAGTACTGCTGGCCGAAGACGACGAGGCCATCGCCGCGCCGCTGTCCCGGGCGCTGGGCCGCGAGGGCTATTCGGTGACCGTGGAGAGCTATGGTCCCGCCGTGCTCGAGCGGGCCCTGGAGGGTGGTCACGACCTGCTCATCCTGGATCTCGGCCTACCCGGCATGGACGGTCTGGAGGTGTGCCGTCAGGTGCGGGCGCGCGGCGCCGAACTGGCGGTGCTGATGCTGACCGCGCGCACCGACGAGGTGGACTTCGTGGTCGGCCTGGACGCCGGCGCGGACGACTATGTGGGCAAACCGTTCCGGCTGGCCGAACTGCTGGCCCGGGTGCGGGCGCTGTTGCGCCGCAGCGGAATCGGGGACGAGGCGGTGGAGGTCGGCGGTATCCGGCTGGAGCCGGCCGCGCGCCGGGTGCTGGTGAACGGCGTCGAGGTGAATCTGGCCAACAAGGAATACGAGCTGCTGAAGGTGCTCATCGACCGCGCCGGGCAGGTGGTCTCGCGCGAGACCATCCTGCGTGAGGTGTGGGGTGACGCTGATCTGCGCGGCTCCAAGACCTTGGATATGCACATGTCGTGGTTGCGTCGCAAGATCGGGGACGAGGGCGCGGTGGCGGAGCGGCGTATCGTGACCGTCCGCGGCGTAGGCTTCCGGTTCAATACCGACTAG
- a CDS encoding TetR/AcrR family transcriptional regulator, producing MGRPRNFDADTVVDRAMDAFWTHGYANTSPAQLAEATGVGKGSLYNTFGSKRELFDLCMTRYDRMGTDLANEVLSQPGTAKERLRAWMRLVVDSDLARPVRRGCLVANTAMELGGHDPAATTAVTVAVEHMIEAFTARIQQGQRDGDVRADVDARAYSEFLMNTVGGLRITTKVSDAETLYRIIDTALSTL from the coding sequence ATGGGCAGGCCACGCAACTTCGACGCGGACACGGTGGTGGACCGCGCCATGGACGCGTTCTGGACCCATGGATACGCCAACACCTCACCCGCACAGCTCGCCGAGGCGACCGGGGTCGGAAAAGGCAGTCTCTACAACACCTTCGGAAGCAAGCGGGAGCTGTTCGATCTGTGCATGACCCGCTACGACCGGATGGGAACGGACCTGGCCAACGAGGTCCTGTCCCAGCCCGGCACCGCTAAGGAACGACTGCGGGCCTGGATGCGACTGGTCGTGGACAGCGATCTGGCGCGGCCGGTGCGGCGCGGATGCCTGGTGGCCAATACCGCCATGGAACTCGGCGGGCACGATCCGGCGGCGACCACCGCCGTGACCGTGGCGGTCGAGCACATGATCGAGGCCTTCACGGCACGCATCCAGCAAGGGCAACGCGACGGTGACGTCCGCGCCGACGTCGACGCCCGGGCCTACAGCGAGTTCCTGATGAATACCGTTGGCGGACTGCGCATCACCACGAAGGTATCGGACGCGGAGACGCTGTACCGGATCATCGACACCGCCTTGTCCACCCTCTAA
- a CDS encoding GtrA family protein: MSFVDEVVNRMPAPLRALADRHYELLKFAIVGATTFVIDLGIFYVLKWTIMDTKPTVARIMSGTIAVIVSYILNREWTFDKRGGREKHHEALLFFLVSGIGVGLAALPLWVSSYVFDLRQPNVSFTVENIADFFSAFIIGNLLQMAFRFYAMKKWVFPDEMKELQDEFEDLVNENEEQLGHS, encoded by the coding sequence GTGTCATTTGTCGATGAAGTGGTCAATCGCATGCCCGCACCCCTGCGGGCCCTCGCGGACCGCCATTACGAACTCCTCAAGTTCGCGATTGTCGGTGCGACCACGTTCGTCATCGATCTCGGAATCTTCTACGTCCTGAAATGGACGATCATGGACACCAAGCCGACGGTGGCCCGCATCATGTCGGGCACCATCGCGGTCATCGTGTCCTACATCCTCAACCGGGAATGGACCTTCGACAAGCGCGGCGGCCGCGAGAAGCACCACGAAGCGCTGCTGTTCTTCCTGGTCAGCGGTATCGGTGTCGGCCTGGCCGCGCTCCCGCTGTGGGTGTCGAGCTACGTGTTCGACCTGCGCCAGCCCAATGTGAGTTTCACCGTCGAGAACATCGCGGACTTCTTCAGCGCCTTCATCATCGGCAACCTGCTGCAAATGGCGTTCCGTTTCTACGCCATGAAGAAGTGGGTGTTCCCCGACGAAATGAAGGAACTCCAGGACGAATTCGAAGACCTCGTCAACGAGAACGAGGAGCAGCTGGGCCACAGCTGA
- the purE gene encoding 5-(carboxyamino)imidazole ribonucleotide mutase: protein MTDTAQVGLIMGSDSDWPTMEAAAEALAEFGIRFEVGVVSAHRTPQRMLDYAKTAADRGIKVIIAGAGGAAHLPGMVASATPLPVIGVPVPLKYLDGMDSLLSIVQMPAGVPVATVSIGGARNAGLLAARILATADPELRSRMERFQANLETLVLEKDEALRTKLLG from the coding sequence ATGACTGACACCGCCCAGGTTGGCCTCATCATGGGGTCGGACTCCGACTGGCCGACCATGGAAGCCGCCGCGGAAGCCTTGGCCGAGTTCGGCATCCGCTTCGAGGTGGGCGTGGTGTCCGCGCACCGCACCCCGCAGCGCATGCTCGACTACGCCAAGACGGCCGCGGACCGCGGCATCAAGGTGATCATCGCGGGTGCGGGCGGCGCGGCACACCTGCCCGGCATGGTCGCCTCGGCCACCCCGCTGCCGGTGATCGGCGTGCCGGTGCCGCTGAAGTATCTCGACGGCATGGACTCGTTGCTGTCGATCGTGCAGATGCCGGCCGGCGTCCCGGTCGCGACGGTCTCCATCGGCGGCGCCCGCAACGCGGGCCTGCTGGCGGCGCGCATCCTCGCCACCGCCGACCCCGAATTGCGTTCGCGCATGGAGCGTTTCCAGGCGAACCTGGAGACCCTGGTCCTGGAGAAGGACGAAGCGCTGCGCACCAAACTCCTGGGCTGA